GTTTAGAAAGCTGCACAACATTGCCATCGATCAGCGCGTCGAAATAGGTTATAATTCCAGTTTTTACAAGGATACCCATTGCATTCTTGCTGGCCGAGCCAAGTCCAATCTTAATTCCCTTTTCCTGTAGCTTTTTTAAAAGTTCCAAACTACCGGAAAGCAGGTCGTCAGGGCTCAGCTGTTCGATCAACTCCAGGTACCATTGGTTTTTAAGCACCAGTAAATCCGCTTTTTCAGCTTCGGACTTTTCCAGCCCAGCCCATTTTAAAATAAACTCCAGCGATTCAATCCGGCTGACACCTTTCAGCTGTTCGTTGTCAACAATGGAAAACGAATAGCCCAAGTTTTCGGCCAATCTATGCCAAGCTTGAAAATGA
The DNA window shown above is from Sphingobacterium thalpophilum and carries:
- the pgmB gene encoding beta-phosphoglucomutase, whose translation is MINYTTVKAVIFDLDGVLVDTAIYHFQAWHRLAENLGYSFSIVDNEQLKGVSRIESLEFILKWAGLEKSEAEKADLLVLKNQWYLELIEQLSPDDLLSGSLELLKKLQEKGIKIGLGSASKNAMGILVKTGIITYFDALIDGNVVQLSKPNPEVFLKGAAVLEIEPTHCLVLEDAQAGIDAARAAGMQVIGVGLEEHLKGADLVVADLGILVDKF